Genomic window (Myxocyprinus asiaticus isolate MX2 ecotype Aquarium Trade chromosome 50, UBuf_Myxa_2, whole genome shotgun sequence):
AAGTGAATAATTCAAATTATTCAGATGGacaatttattttgttaaaatttaGGTATTTGCCATAAAGTGCCCTCATACAGGTTAAATGCTCATGAAAGTATTTTCCAGGGGGCAAACATTGCTCCAACTAACAAGTTAAATGCTGACACTGAATCAAACAACTCTGGATTTTTACAGGCAACCAAAAAAGCAGCAGCACCTCCAAAGAAAAAGGCCCCTCCACCTCCTAAAGAAGTGGAAGAGGAGTCCAGCGAGGAGGACAGTGATGATGAGGATGAGGTGAAGAGTCAACCAAAGTAAtgcatttctatttattttttttgtacttaagatattaaattagttttaaatttTGCAGGCACCACCAGCCAAAGCTGTGGCAAAGAAGAATGCAACCCCTGTAACAGCTGTAAAAAATGGAAAAGCTGCTGCCAAACAGGAGAGtgaagatgatgatgacgatgatgaatCTGGTAAGCAACATTTGATTTGCTTGATGGTTTTtcccaaggaggtctataataccaggAGAGAGCTCTCCATTAgttttcccattcatctcaatggcaattGCTCGGTTGACACATGCCAGAATTATGCAACCTGCGTGCTGCCATCTTTGAAATGTTCTGTTGAGCATAATCATTGGAGTCGAAATTTGCAATGAGACAACTCTATATTAGAACTGTGCAACATGGTCTGTTTCATGCTGTAAGAGCCCCCCCAAAATTGGGCAgtggaaacaatttttttttttgttgtttttttgctttgtcagaatacacagctactttCTGAATGGctttcaagctaaaaaaaaaaaagactacttAGCCGCTAATAGTGTAATTACGGTatttaccagcaggggctaactgcctAAAGTAACATGCCAAATCCTGACCCCTTGGGCTTTTCTAATCTAAAAGATATTAGAAAATTGGAGATCAAGCAGCATGGCTTTAGCGTGTCTCTATTCTTTCCTGTAGAAGAGGAGGCTCCTCCACCAAAGAAGGCCACACCTGCAAAAGCTGCCCCTGCCAAGGTGACTCCTGCAAAGAAAGCTGCACCTGCCGAGGAATCTGATGGTACAATACATTCTCATTGTTAGTCCAGCAATGCATATTGTAGTTAAGAAACtgcttatttttatatatgtaggCAAGCCAATGAAACACAACCTAACACGTCAAATTACTGAATTGCATTGCATGTCTTtatagatgatgatgatgatgatgaagaatcTGAAGAAGAGGCACCCCCACCCAAGAAGGCTGCACCTGCCAAAGCTGCAGCAACACCTGCAAAGAAAGCTGCACCTGCTGAGGAGTCTGATGACGACGATGATGACGATGGTACGAGATAAATCCAATTATATATCATACATTCTAAACTAGATTTGGAAAtggcagtgcttgcaaggcagcaaaaataGTGTTTTAGTGAAGGTTAGGTTAATTAAACTGCAGCAACAGTAACAAATGGTAGCAACGTGAAATCAagttatttatcagcataaacaattcttccaccaaaGGCATTTATAGTAGGGATGCATCGATCTGAATTTATGGCCGATACAGATTAaaagtctgtgtgtgtatataatatacacacacacactttaccaaAATATTGGTATCAGCCAGTAGTTTTTTGTTAATCAATTCCAGCTGAAATGTTTGGGTATAATGCATAATTAATAATGCCATACACCGCTAGAGTGCGCCGCTTGCTTGCGCAATGCTGACAAAAGAtaactgcaattttttttataaagctttcaaggtttagtaatcgtgcaaggccGTATTGCAATTTCAGTCTCATCTTAATCGTGTAGCCTGAAAGCATACCAAACCAATCTCTAAGAAGTCAAtgtttgctggtttcaaagcattttggatggttacCCTCATGTAGACTATAGGCAAGTGCCTCTCAACTGTCTGTAATGACGGTTTTTCCGCAATGTGAGGATGATCTTAAAATTACATGTTCTTATGAGTGCAAACCCTTCTACATGTTGTGGCTATCATTGTGGATttgaattcagagtttttacaaagtgtgattTTAGTTATAAATGAACCACCGGTTTTTCACATTGCCATTTTCATGCACAACCGATATGCCCGAGAtgggttttaatttggtcaataattggctgataaatatcagCGGTTGATACATCAGTGCATTCCTAGTTTATAGTCATTTAAATCCTAGCACACGCTACATGACTCAAGCACGTCTCCTTGGTCATGAGATCGGAGACTACTAGTCGCCAACTCAAAACAAACTCGCCCCGACTAGTCGCAGATGCCGCAACGATTTTTAAACCTGCTTCAAAATCTGGCCGATGAATCATCAGGTGTGCTCACTGTCCTGATGAGCCAAGAGATAGATACTGTGGATGGCTCAAGGAGAGCAAACAAGGTATTGGGAAGCaggaaataaaaactaattataaaacatcacccacatctcccaacttcattatatttaaaggtgtcatgcattgcttttttttttcttttttttttttataatgttcatTGAGGTCCacttatgtaagatttttttcatcaaaaatagtCCTAATTTAGAAAGGATTGTCCattttctcctgtttttttttttctgattaaaatGCTCCATTTTTGGGTCGTGTCCCtgttaaaacttcaatgtaaatgccctctgatatgattgggtaacatctttgcatataaaataaatgtcaacGCCCCTACCTTTTACGTGTAtggaattgttttgaaaatcttctgcagtatatctgctaaagaaaatgtgtgttttaaaggagtttgatatttatattggaaaacaagaacaAATCGCAAAAGTTTTTTGTTgctgtgtataatggggcgaagactaccctctcacctttctgttcatttcaatccatctttaactcacaaaaaaaacaagctCTTATAactaaagctgcatattgccaattttcttcacgataagaaacacaGTGATGtgttatgattcaataagtcatgagCCATCACAATATATCTGCATTTAACCATGTGCATTCGAGGGATGAGCTTCTGCGGGACAGTGTACGCATTAGCCGGGTACAGTTTCAGTCTCTACCCCTTATATCGCGACACTTCATGCAACTTGTAaaagaggcactgaccgcacgGAGAAATGTCAATGCCTCCGTATTTGAACTTTgttaaagctataatgcattaaatataactgcattcgGTCAGGCGCAAACAGTGCTGCTATCAGGCGTCATTCGTTTTTCATTTATTCTCGTTACATGAAATGAGATCgaacaactattcgacaacgaaaatatttgtagacaatttttgtctaatgtcaactaatcgtttcagccctatctAATGTTAAGCACTGGAATCTTGgtgaaaacattcaaatactcggtacatatctaacagtctgtaacatatgaAGTAATACAATTAACATGGATATACTTGTCCGTTGTGACAATACTGTCGGGTCCAGTACActtggcactgcatcaactttttaaatttaagtctctctgcaaagcctgcgtCGAACTTTGtcttatttgaaaaaaatccacagtaaaatgaaaaacactcTTACGCGATCCGGgacttaattaaaaataaacgtcagccacTCTTTCCTCCTGTTATGATCATTAGGAATCAAATGCAAGTTTTCCACAATCTGGCACCGCAAAACGTTTGGAAAGTTTGCAGGCATCTCGAACCTCTTGTTGCTCCAATAATCCCTGTTTCTCCCTGCCGTGCCAACTCATCACTGCCCCAACCGTGAACCTGTGGGTGGGCCAAAGAGGTGATTAAGTAGGCGTTGACCTGTTTATGCAGAGGGAGACttgtgctgatgtattcatctctattacgtaatataattttttggactaacgaataagttttgagttctgaaacttagtggggtttttttttttggtttttttaaaatagtacaatgacctcatgtcaaaagatcaaggaaaatttgatttctcaatGCATGACACCTTTAAGCTATCGATTTGGATCGAGCCaatgatccaatgttatcgatacaacgcataaatatcaatatataaaGATGTACCTTTAATACTAATAGCAGCCACGTCCGTCCGCATTTccgcgatgaagcaaccttattacatttgTTTCACTGAGCGCTAAGTACggttttcatgtgggacaaggatgtgcgcagggtcttgtgaagccaaattgtgctctgctatccatgcGCGCATGTCAACCAGgtgctccttaaaatgtgagctcccGTAACAAATGCAGAGCGGCTCACTCGGGCTTCCATTGATATCGTTGCGCATGTGACCcacttgaattttacatgagaatttgctattttaaagtaccatggagaagttcagcCATGTGAAACATCTCGACAATGCCGACatttctgaacagcactaatgagggaaagaaacacctgctcagcagGCTTTACACAGCTACACAACACCTTTGCTAACgtttttataatttttcattacaactgtggaagttgtagccaagaaaaccatggATAGTTGGAAataagtcatgggtatgtaagtactttgatttttatattatctgtataattattttcaacatttgaagtaccttattttgttgtggatgttccaatgtggatactaaatttgcacttttcagagagctcaaaatattcaaattatattttagggcaaaaaaaaattaattgactgtgtaaaataggcacataatatcgatggcagggccctgaatcgatttaaatgtaaattgtatcgtggcagactttgaaatattggattgcaggccaagagaatctatataagattgtatcgtgatgaaatgtccgatttacacccctacttAATACTAGGTGTACACAGGGCCTCAGTTGGGCAAAAATGGTCAGTTTAGTGGGCAAAAGCAAGCTACAAATTCATTGcctaaatttaattaaaattaatgaatCAAAACAATTTTGTGTCTCTGTAGATGAGTCTGAAGAGGAAGAGGCCCCACCTCCTAAGAAGGCTACACCAGCTAAACCTGTGGCTAAAGCACCTGCTGTCAAAGCAGCCGAAGAGGAAtcggatgatgatgatgatgatgacgacgatGATGACGGTGTGTGAATAGATGTTCATATGAAGTTCCAGCATCTAAAGTGGTTGTCCTTCCTTTTAGAGATGCACATGTCATTAACCACAGGGGTCTTAATACTGAAAGTAGTTGATGACACTGGATCTGATTGTTGCATTTTTGCTTCAAAAATTtaataaacttttttatattttgattggTTTCCACAGATTCAGAAGAAGAGGAAATGGACACAACGCCTGTGTCTAAAGCCCCTGCCAAAAAGGCGGGAATGGTGAAGGCTAAGGAAGAATCTGAGGAGGAGGATGATGACGACGACGATGACGACGacgatgatgaggaggaggaagaggatgaagAAGGTATGACTGGTGTAATGGCTGTTCATGTTAATGGAATGTCTTACCCccaatttttttcccctttttctcccagtttggaatggccaattcccaatgtgcttttaagtccatgtgctggcgtagtgattcgcctcggtctgggtggtggaggacgaatcccagttgcctctgtgtctgagatcgtcaacccgcgcatcttatcgcgtggcttgagTGCGTTCccacggagacatggcgcgtgtggaggcttcacgccatccaccgcagcatccatgctcaacttgccacgtgccccaccgagaatgaaccacattatagcgatcacgaggttaccccatgtgactctaccctccctagcaaccaggccaatttggttgcttgggagacctggctggagtcactcagcgtgccctgggattcgagctagcgaactccaggggtggtagccagcgtcttttaccactgagctacccaggccccccgtcaTACCCCAAAATTAAGATTTACACACCCTCGTTGCTTTCTGTCTTTAGAACATaagattaatattttaaagtgtatCCTGGtcgcccttttccttttttcgccctttttctccccaatttggactgCCCAATGCGCTGCAAGTCcttgtggcgtagtgactcgcctcaggtgacggaggactaatctcagttgcctttgcatctgagaccgttgatctgcacatcttatcacgtggcttgttgagcgcgttaccgaggagacatagcgcgtgtggaggcttcactctgttctccgcagcatccatgcctCACCTCAACgacccaccaagagcgagaactacacatagcaaccatgaggaggttaccccatgtgactctaccctccctagcaactggtccaatttgtttgcttaggatacctggctggagtcactcggcacaccctggattttaactcgcgaatccaggggtggtagtcagcgtctttacttgctgagctacctgggccccccccccccttttccatataattaaaattaatggaTACTTGAGCAGTCAAGCTTAAGACAAATCACCATTTAAGTTgtgcatatgacttgtgcatGATATACAAGTCTACTGAAGACAAACAAGAACTTTGGGTAAAGAATGCTGAAATTCCCCTCTGATGCTCTCAAATCTGATGAGCAACTGTATATTTAAACCTGGTATGACACAGTTGGTCacatgagacaaaaaaaaacacgCTACTAAAATTGACACCTTTTTGCAGTCCATTTTTGGAGTTTTCTGAACTTTTTGGCTTGGTAGACCTTGATTAGTGCACAAGTTAGACctttttaaagtgctttttttcCTCAGTCCCATTTTGATTGAGGGAAAAGAACAACCAGGAATAACTTAATTCTCCTTTTGAATGTCATATGGGGTTGGTACTTAGTGGTGaatgagtaaattacagaatgtttgggtgaagtattccaaTATAATGCTTCAATGCATTTGTGCAGTCGTGGTTGAATTTGCTCACAATTCCcatggtgtgtgtttgtatagAAGCACCCACAACTCCAGGAAAAAGGAAAGCCGAAGCGAAAAAAGGAAAGGGAACCCCTCCAACCAAGAAAGCTAAAACTGAAGGAGAAGGTGAGTCTCAATTCAAGAGATTGTAATTCATAGGAGCTCTAAACCAATATATGATGATTAACAAGGGATTTAATACTGATTTATGTGACGTCATCTTTCAATTCTGATTGgtttataaataaaacttaaatttgATGTTCTTGTTATGGTGAATTAAACTTTCTTTTTGGTTTTTCAGGCTTCAGTCTCTTCATGGGCAACTTGAACCCCAATAAAGACTTTGATGAGATCAAGGCAGCCATCACAAAGTTCTTCTCAAAGGAGAACCTTGAAATTCAGGATGTGCGTCTTGGCGGATCCAAGTAAGGGCAAATGCGTTGTCTCCTTTGTTTATACACTAAACATGACCTCAGCGCAACTGTCGCACTTAATATAGTTgacattaaaatcaaaatttacacTTGATTCGCATTCCTGGTCTTGTTGGTGCACAATATTTTACACAGAAGCATTTGTCTTCATAGTCTTTAACTGAAATGTATTAGCGTACACcagggtttttattttattttttattatggctGATACTTTATACATGCTGTTGACCAATAATGCATTGTTTTAAGCTGCTGGGAGAATCTCGCGAAGTCTCGccaaaatgtcctggtcatatttaaccctaaaTCAATACAAAGAAAATTTACATTTCTATTTTGCCTATAGAAAAAgcctacattttttatatatatatatatatatatatttatttatttatcgcaCACATTTTCAGGACACAAGCACACTAAGAATTTAGGCATagaatgtgcttaactgtcatcTTGCTAACATGCAGTAAATGCAATCCAGTCGGGGACTTAAGTATTTTACTTTTGTAATgagatttacaaaaaaaaaagagaattctAGTTGCCATTTGTTGATTCAATAACTTTTCAACAATAAAGCCAGTGGCTAAATAAGTCTTGTCATTTTGGTAGGAAATTTGGCTATGTTGACTTTTCATCAGAAGAAGAGTTGCAGCAGGCTTTAGCACTTAATGGTAAGAAGTTGATGGGCCAACCACTGAAACTCGACAGAGCCAGAAGCAAAGAGAACTCGCAGGAAAGCAAGAAAGGTAATTGGAGTCATTGAGCTTACACAATGAAATGTAAAGCTAGCCATGTCCAGAAA
Coding sequences:
- the LOC127438691 gene encoding nucleolin-like isoform X1, encoding MVKLAKATKKAAAPPKKKAPPPPKEVEEESSEEDSDDEDEAPPAKAVAKKNATPVTAVKNGKAAAKQESEDDDDDDESEEEAPPPKKATPAKAAPAKVTPAKKAAPAEESDDDDDDDEESEEEAPPPKKAAPAKAAATPAKKAAPAEESDDDDDDDDESEEEEAPPPKKATPAKPVAKAPAVKAAEEESDDDDDDDDDDDDSEEEEMDTTPVSKAPAKKAGMVKAKEESEEEDDDDDDDDDDDEEEEEDEEEAPTTPGKRKAEAKKGKGTPPTKKAKTEGEGFSLFMGNLNPNKDFDEIKAAITKFFSKENLEIQDVRLGGSKKFGYVDFSSEEELQQALALNGKKLMGQPLKLDRARSKENSQESKKERDSRTLFVKNLPYSITQDELKEVFDQAIDIRIPMGNDGSSRGIAYLEFKTEAIAEKMLEEAQGADVQGRAIMIDFTGEKSRQGSRAPGAGSSSKVLVVNNLAFSANEESLQSVFEKAVAVRVPQNNGRAKGFAFVEFESVEDAKEALESCNNTEIEGRTIRLEFSQSRDERGGGGGGRGNSGPTKTLFVKGLSEDTTDQTLKDSFEGAVAARIATDRETGSSKGFGFVDFDSEEDCKAAKEAMDNGEIDGNYVTLDYAKPKGEGGRGGGRGGFGGRGGGRGGFGGRGGGRGGFGGRGGFGGRGGFGGRGGGFRGGRGGRGGGRGGFGDKQQGKKIKFDD
- the LOC127438691 gene encoding nucleolin-like isoform X5; the protein is MVKLAKATKKAAAPPKKKAPPPPKEVEEESSEEDSDDEDEAPPAKAVAKKNATPVTAVKNGKAAAKQESEDDDDDDESEEEAPPPKKATPAKAAPAKVTPAKKAAPAEESDDDDDDDEESEEEAPPPKKAAPAKAAATPAKKAAPAEESDDDDDESEEEEAPPPKKATPAKPVAKAPAVKAAEEESDDDDDDDDDDDEEEEMDTTPVSKAPAKKAGMVKAKEESEEEDDDDDDDDDDDEEEEEDEEEAPTTPGKRKAEAKKGKGTPPTKKAKTEGEGFSLFMGNLNPNKDFDEIKAAITKFFSKENLEIQDVRLGGSKKFGYVDFSSEEELQQALALNGKKLMGQPLKLDRARSKENSQESKKERDSRTLFVKNLPYSITQDELKEVFDQAIDIRIPMGNDGSSRGIAYLEFKTEAIAEKMLEEAQGADVQGRAIMIDFTGEKSRQGSRAPGAGSSSKVLVVNNLAFSANEESLQSVFEKAVAVRVPQNNGRAKGFAFVEFESVEDAKEALESCNNTEIEGRTIRLEFSQSRDERGGGGGGRGNSGPTKTLFVKGLSEDTTDQTLKDSFEGAVAARIATDRETGSSKGFGFVDFDSEEDCKAAKEAMDNGEIDGNYVTLDYAKPKGEGGRGGGRGGFGGRGGGRGGFGGRGGGRGGFGGRGGFGGRGGFGGRGGGFRGGRGGRGGGRGGFGDKQQGKKIKFDD
- the LOC127438691 gene encoding nucleolin-like isoform X2 yields the protein MVKLAKATKKAAAPPKKKAPPPPKEVEEESSEEDSDDEDEAPPAKAVAKKNATPVTAVKNGKAAAKQESEDDDDDDESEEEAPPPKKATPAKAAPAKVTPAKKAAPAEESDDDDDDDEESEEEAPPPKKAAPAKAAATPAKKAAPAEESDDDDDDDDESEEEEAPPPKKATPAKPVAKAPAVKAAEEESDDDDDDDDDDDEEEEMDTTPVSKAPAKKAGMVKAKEESEEEDDDDDDDDDDDEEEEEDEEEAPTTPGKRKAEAKKGKGTPPTKKAKTEGEGFSLFMGNLNPNKDFDEIKAAITKFFSKENLEIQDVRLGGSKKFGYVDFSSEEELQQALALNGKKLMGQPLKLDRARSKENSQESKKERDSRTLFVKNLPYSITQDELKEVFDQAIDIRIPMGNDGSSRGIAYLEFKTEAIAEKMLEEAQGADVQGRAIMIDFTGEKSRQGSRAPGAGSSSKVLVVNNLAFSANEESLQSVFEKAVAVRVPQNNGRAKGFAFVEFESVEDAKEALESCNNTEIEGRTIRLEFSQSRDERGGGGGGRGNSGPTKTLFVKGLSEDTTDQTLKDSFEGAVAARIATDRETGSSKGFGFVDFDSEEDCKAAKEAMDNGEIDGNYVTLDYAKPKGEGGRGGGRGGFGGRGGGRGGFGGRGGGRGGFGGRGGFGGRGGFGGRGGGFRGGRGGRGGGRGGFGDKQQGKKIKFDD
- the LOC127438691 gene encoding nucleolin-like isoform X4, with the protein product MVKLAKATKKAAAPPKKKAPPPPKEVEEESSEEDSDDEDEAPPAKAVAKKNATPVTAVKNGKAAAKQESEDDDDDDESEEEAPPPKKATPAKAAPAKVTPAKKAAPAEESDDDDDDDEESEEEAPPPKKAAPAKAAATPAKKAAPAEESDDDDDESEEEEAPPPKKATPAKPVAKAPAVKAAEEESDDDDDDDDDDDDSEEEEMDTTPVSKAPAKKAGMVKAKEESEEEDDDDDDDDDDDEEEEEDEEEAPTTPGKRKAEAKKGKGTPPTKKAKTEGEGFSLFMGNLNPNKDFDEIKAAITKFFSKENLEIQDVRLGGSKKFGYVDFSSEEELQQALALNGKKLMGQPLKLDRARSKENSQESKKERDSRTLFVKNLPYSITQDELKEVFDQAIDIRIPMGNDGSSRGIAYLEFKTEAIAEKMLEEAQGADVQGRAIMIDFTGEKSRQGSRAPGAGSSSKVLVVNNLAFSANEESLQSVFEKAVAVRVPQNNGRAKGFAFVEFESVEDAKEALESCNNTEIEGRTIRLEFSQSRDERGGGGGGRGNSGPTKTLFVKGLSEDTTDQTLKDSFEGAVAARIATDRETGSSKGFGFVDFDSEEDCKAAKEAMDNGEIDGNYVTLDYAKPKGEGGRGGGRGGFGGRGGGRGGFGGRGGGRGGFGGRGGFGGRGGFGGRGGGFRGGRGGRGGGRGGFGDKQQGKKIKFDD
- the LOC127438691 gene encoding nucleolin-like isoform X3, which gives rise to MVKLAKATKKAAAPPKKKAPPPPKEVEEESSEEDSDDEDEAPPAKAVAKKNATPVTAVKNGKAAAKQESEDDDDDDESEEEAPPPKKATPAKAAPAKVTPAKKAAPAEESDDDDDEESEEEAPPPKKAAPAKAAATPAKKAAPAEESDDDDDDDDESEEEEAPPPKKATPAKPVAKAPAVKAAEEESDDDDDDDDDDDDSEEEEMDTTPVSKAPAKKAGMVKAKEESEEEDDDDDDDDDDDEEEEEDEEEAPTTPGKRKAEAKKGKGTPPTKKAKTEGEGFSLFMGNLNPNKDFDEIKAAITKFFSKENLEIQDVRLGGSKKFGYVDFSSEEELQQALALNGKKLMGQPLKLDRARSKENSQESKKERDSRTLFVKNLPYSITQDELKEVFDQAIDIRIPMGNDGSSRGIAYLEFKTEAIAEKMLEEAQGADVQGRAIMIDFTGEKSRQGSRAPGAGSSSKVLVVNNLAFSANEESLQSVFEKAVAVRVPQNNGRAKGFAFVEFESVEDAKEALESCNNTEIEGRTIRLEFSQSRDERGGGGGGRGNSGPTKTLFVKGLSEDTTDQTLKDSFEGAVAARIATDRETGSSKGFGFVDFDSEEDCKAAKEAMDNGEIDGNYVTLDYAKPKGEGGRGGGRGGFGGRGGGRGGFGGRGGGRGGFGGRGGFGGRGGFGGRGGGFRGGRGGRGGGRGGFGDKQQGKKIKFDD